One genomic segment of Pongo pygmaeus isolate AG05252 chromosome 19, NHGRI_mPonPyg2-v2.0_pri, whole genome shotgun sequence includes these proteins:
- the ENPP7 gene encoding ectonucleotide pyrophosphatase/phosphodiesterase family member 7 isoform X1, producing MRSARVTLGLCPPRQEPAPCTLCACPSGRPSMRRPAVFLTVALATLLASGAGAPVQSQGSRNKLLLVSFDGFRWNYDQDVDTPNLDAMARDGVKARYMTPAFVTMTSPCHFTLVTGKYIENHGVVHNMYYNTTSKVKLPYHATLGIQRWWDNGSVPIWITAQRQGLRAGSFFYPGGNVTYQGVAVTRSRKEGIAHNYKNETEWRANIDTVMAWFTEEDLDLVTLYFGEPDSTGHKYGPESPERREMVRQVDRTVGYLRESIAHNHLTDRLNLIITSDHGMTTVDKRAGDLVEFHKFPNFTFQDIEFELLDYGPNGMLLPKEGRLEKVYDALKDAHPKLHVYKKEAFPKAFHYANNPRVTPLLMYSDLGYVIHGRINVQFNNGEHGFDNKDMDMKTIFRAVGPSFRAGLEVEPFESVHVYELMCRLLGIVPEANDGHPATLLPMLHTESAFPPDGSSTLLPKGRSALLPSSRPLLVMGLLGTMILLSEVA from the exons ATGAGATCAGCCCGGGTGACCCTGGGACTTTGTCCTCCTCGGCAGGAGCCAGCCCCGTGCACCCTGTGTGCCTGTCCATCTGGAAGACCCAGCATGAGACGCCCGGCTGTCTTCCTCACTGTGGCTCTGGCCACGCTCCTGGCCTCCGGGGCCGGGGCACCGGTACAAAGTCAGGGCTCCCGGAACAAGCTCCTCCTGGTGTCCTTCGACGGCTTCCGCTGGAACTACGACCAGGACGTGGACACCCCCAACCTGGACGCCATGGCCCGAGACGGGGTGAAGGCACGCTACATGACCCCCGCCTTTGTCACCATGACCAGCCCCTGCCACTTCACCCTGGTCACTG gCAAATATATCGAGAACCACGGGGTGGTTCACAACATGTACTACAACACCACCAGCAAGGTGAAGCTGCCCTACCACGCCACACTGGGCATCCAGAGGTGGTGGGACAACGGCAGCGTGCCCATCTGGATCACAGCCCAGAGGCAG GGCCTGAGGGCTGGCTCCTTCTTCTACCCGGGCGGGAACGTCACCTACCAAGGGGTGGCAGTGACGCGGAGCCGGAAAGAAGGCATCGCACACAACTACAAAAATGAGACGGAGTGGAGAGCGAACATCGACACGGTGATGGCATGGTTCACGGAGGAGGACCTGGATCTGGTCACACTATACTTCGGGGAGCCAGACTCCACGGGCCACAAGTACGGCCCCGAGTCCCCGGAGAGGAGGGAGATGGTGCGGCAGGTGGACCGGACCGTGGGCTACCTCCGGGAGAGCATCGCGCACAACCACCTCACAGACCGCCTCAACCTGATCATCACATCCGACCACGGCATGACGACCGTGGACAAGCGGGCTGGTGACCTGGTCGAATTCCACAAGTTCCCCAACTTCACCTTCCAGGACATCGAGTTTGAGCTCCTGGACTACGGACCAAACGGGATGCTGCTCCCTAAAGAAGGGAGGCTGGAGAAGGTGTACGATGCGCTCAAGGACGCCCACCCCAAGCTCCACGTCTACAAGAAGGAGGCATTCCCCAAGGCCTTCCACTACGCCAACAACCCCAGGGTCACACCCCTGCTGATGTACAGCGACCTTGGCTATGTCATCCACGGG AGAATTAACGTCCAGTTCAACAATGGGGAGCACGGCTTTGACAACAAGGACATGGACATGAAGACCATCTTCCGTGCCGTGGGCCCCAGCTTCAGGGCGGGCCTGGAGGTGGAGCCCTTTGAGAGCGTCCACGTGTACGAGCTCATGTGCCGGCTGCTGGGCATCGTGCCCGAGGCCAACGATGGGCACCCGGCTACCCTGCTGCCCATGCTGCACACAG AGTCTGCTTTTCCGCCTGATGGAAGTTCTACTCTCCTGCCCAAGGGAAGATCTGCTCTCCTGCCCAGCAGCAGGCCCCTCCTCGTGATGGGACTGCTGGGGACCATGATTCTTCTGTCTGAGGTCGCATAA
- the ENPP7 gene encoding ectonucleotide pyrophosphatase/phosphodiesterase family member 7 isoform X2, with protein MRRPAVFLTVALATLLASGAGAPVQSQGSRNKLLLVSFDGFRWNYDQDVDTPNLDAMARDGVKARYMTPAFVTMTSPCHFTLVTGKYIENHGVVHNMYYNTTSKVKLPYHATLGIQRWWDNGSVPIWITAQRQGLRAGSFFYPGGNVTYQGVAVTRSRKEGIAHNYKNETEWRANIDTVMAWFTEEDLDLVTLYFGEPDSTGHKYGPESPERREMVRQVDRTVGYLRESIAHNHLTDRLNLIITSDHGMTTVDKRAGDLVEFHKFPNFTFQDIEFELLDYGPNGMLLPKEGRLEKVYDALKDAHPKLHVYKKEAFPKAFHYANNPRVTPLLMYSDLGYVIHGRINVQFNNGEHGFDNKDMDMKTIFRAVGPSFRAGLEVEPFESVHVYELMCRLLGIVPEANDGHPATLLPMLHTESAFPPDGSSTLLPKGRSALLPSSRPLLVMGLLGTMILLSEVA; from the exons ATGAGACGCCCGGCTGTCTTCCTCACTGTGGCTCTGGCCACGCTCCTGGCCTCCGGGGCCGGGGCACCGGTACAAAGTCAGGGCTCCCGGAACAAGCTCCTCCTGGTGTCCTTCGACGGCTTCCGCTGGAACTACGACCAGGACGTGGACACCCCCAACCTGGACGCCATGGCCCGAGACGGGGTGAAGGCACGCTACATGACCCCCGCCTTTGTCACCATGACCAGCCCCTGCCACTTCACCCTGGTCACTG gCAAATATATCGAGAACCACGGGGTGGTTCACAACATGTACTACAACACCACCAGCAAGGTGAAGCTGCCCTACCACGCCACACTGGGCATCCAGAGGTGGTGGGACAACGGCAGCGTGCCCATCTGGATCACAGCCCAGAGGCAG GGCCTGAGGGCTGGCTCCTTCTTCTACCCGGGCGGGAACGTCACCTACCAAGGGGTGGCAGTGACGCGGAGCCGGAAAGAAGGCATCGCACACAACTACAAAAATGAGACGGAGTGGAGAGCGAACATCGACACGGTGATGGCATGGTTCACGGAGGAGGACCTGGATCTGGTCACACTATACTTCGGGGAGCCAGACTCCACGGGCCACAAGTACGGCCCCGAGTCCCCGGAGAGGAGGGAGATGGTGCGGCAGGTGGACCGGACCGTGGGCTACCTCCGGGAGAGCATCGCGCACAACCACCTCACAGACCGCCTCAACCTGATCATCACATCCGACCACGGCATGACGACCGTGGACAAGCGGGCTGGTGACCTGGTCGAATTCCACAAGTTCCCCAACTTCACCTTCCAGGACATCGAGTTTGAGCTCCTGGACTACGGACCAAACGGGATGCTGCTCCCTAAAGAAGGGAGGCTGGAGAAGGTGTACGATGCGCTCAAGGACGCCCACCCCAAGCTCCACGTCTACAAGAAGGAGGCATTCCCCAAGGCCTTCCACTACGCCAACAACCCCAGGGTCACACCCCTGCTGATGTACAGCGACCTTGGCTATGTCATCCACGGG AGAATTAACGTCCAGTTCAACAATGGGGAGCACGGCTTTGACAACAAGGACATGGACATGAAGACCATCTTCCGTGCCGTGGGCCCCAGCTTCAGGGCGGGCCTGGAGGTGGAGCCCTTTGAGAGCGTCCACGTGTACGAGCTCATGTGCCGGCTGCTGGGCATCGTGCCCGAGGCCAACGATGGGCACCCGGCTACCCTGCTGCCCATGCTGCACACAG AGTCTGCTTTTCCGCCTGATGGAAGTTCTACTCTCCTGCCCAAGGGAAGATCTGCTCTCCTGCCCAGCAGCAGGCCCCTCCTCGTGATGGGACTGCTGGGGACCATGATTCTTCTGTCTGAGGTCGCATAA